The Nitrospirota bacterium genome contains the following window.
AGAACGCGCTCAAGAAACTGGGGGTCTGTCCGCCGCTCCTCCGTAGGATCGGGGTCGCCACCTATGAGGCCGAGATCAACCTGGCCTCGTATACCAAGCGGGGCGAGATCCGGGCCCGGGTGGAGAAGTGGGGGATCGTCGTCGAGGCAATTGACAACGGCCCGGGCATCCCGGACGTCGAGCAAGCAATGCAGCCCGGGTATTCCACGGCGCCGGACTGGGTCCGTGAACTGGGTTTCGGCGCGGGCATGGGCCTGGTGAATATGAAAAAATGCTCGGATGAAATGGAGTTGAAGTCATCGGTGCCGGACGGGACACATCTGACTATGCAGTTCTACTACACGAGCTGACGGGAGTCCCATGAAACTGAGCGACCTGGTAAAGGAATTTGGTCTTGAAGTGAAGGCAGGCTCCGGAAACCTGGAGCAGGAAGTGACCGGCGGATACGTGAGCGATCTGCTGTCCGATGTTCTAGCCCATGCCGAGGACGGCGTGCTCTGGATAACGCTCCATATCCACCAGAACATCGTGGCGGTTGCGTCTCACAAGGGGCTGTCCGGGATCGTTCTGATTCAGGGCAGGCAGCCGGAAAAGGATACCCTCGCGAAGGCGGAGGAAGAGAACATCCCGATCCTGGTCAGCGGGCTTTCTGCCTTTG
Protein-coding sequences here:
- a CDS encoding serine kinase; the encoded protein is MKLSDLVKEFGLEVKAGSGNLEQEVTGGYVSDLLSDVLAHAEDGVLWITLHIHQNIVAVASHKGLSGIVLIQGRQPEKDTLAKAEEENIPILVSGLSAFELAGRLYKAGIRGTEAD